GCCGACCGTGTCGAACCGGCGCGCCATGTTAGCCATCGAGCTGAAGAACGGGCTGAGCTTGACGGCGACCGGAATGCGGATGCTCGACTTGACGTCGTTCACCAGGTCGAGATACGCCTGCTCCACCTGCCCACCGCTCAGATCCGGGTCGGTCGGAATGTAATACACGTTCAACTCGATCCCGTCGGCGCCGGCCTGCTCGATCTTGCGCGCGTAGCGGGTCCAGTCGCCCATCCAGACGCCGTTCAGGCTGCCGATCACCGGAATGCTGACGGCCTGCTTGGCGAGGCGCAAATGGTTCAGATACCCGTCCGGGCCGAGGTTGTAGTCGGTCATGTTCGGGAAGTAGCGCTCGGCCTCGGCGGTGCTTTCGACGCCATGCGAGAGGAAGCGGTCGAGATCGTGGCTCATCAGCGTGATCTGCTCCTCAAACAGCGAGTGCAGGACCACGGCCGCCGCGCCGGCGTCTTCCAGCTTGCGGATATTGTCGATATTCTCCATCAAGGGCGACGGAGACGCCACGAGCGGGTTCTTGAGCTTCAACCCCATGTAGGTGGTCGACAGGTCAACCATGCTTCTCCTCCTTCGGCTTGGCGTCGAACTTCATCGCGGCCCAGTTCTCATACATGTGCCAGCGCATCAACACTTCGGACTGGGCTTCCTGCAACAGTGCCTTGGCCACCGGAGGGTTGCTCTGGGCCAGCATCGTGTAGCGTGTCTCATTATATGCGAATTTCTGGAGCGGGATGCTTGGCGCCTTGGAGTCGAGCTGCAGCGGGTTCTTGCCGTCTTTCAGCAAGTCCGGGTTATAGCGGAACAGCGGCCAGTAGCCCGCCAGGACGGCGTTCTTCTGCTGCTCCATGCCGTGCACCATGTCGTAGCCGTGCGCGATGCAGTGGCTGTACGCGATGATCAACGCCGGGCCGTCGTACGCTTCGGCTTCGCGCAGGACGCGCAGCGTGTGCCCGTCGTTGCCGCCCATGGCGATGCGCGCGACGTAGATGTTGCCGTACGTCATCGCCAGCATCGCCAGGTCTTTCTTGGCGCGCGGCTTGCCGCCCGCCGCAAACTTGGCGACCGCGCCCATCGGTGTCGCCTTCGACATCTGTCCGCCCGTGTTGGAGTAGACCTCGGTGTCCAGCACCATCACCTTGACGTTGTTGCCGGAGGCCAGCACATGATCCAGGCCGCCGTAGCCAATATCGTATGCCCAGCCGTCGCCGCCGATGATCCAGACCGACGTCCGCACGAGCGCGTCGGCGACGGTCGCCAGTTCGCGCGCGTCGCGCGCCAGTTCCGGCGACAGGCTGCCCGACTTCAGCAGCGAGTCCAATTTAGTTTTCAGGTCCGACACGCGGCTGCGCTGCGCGGCGATCTCGGCGTCGTCGTGCTGTGCAGTGTCCAGCAGTGCGGTCGCCGTCTCGCCGCCGAGCGCGCCGGCGAGGCGCTTGACCATTTCGCCGGCGTATTCGGTCTGCTTGTTGAGCGCCAGGCGCATGCCAAGCCCGAACTCGGCGTTATCCTCGAACAGCGAGTTGGCCCAGGCCGGGCCGCGGCCGGCCTTGTTGAGCGTCCACGGCGTGGTCGGCAGGTTGCCGCCGTAGATCGACGAGCAGCCGGTCGCGTTGGCGACGTACAAGCGGTCTCCAAACAGTTGCGTCAGCAGCTTGATGTATGGCGTCTCGCCGCAACCGGCGCACGCCAGGGAGAACTCGAACAGCGGCTCCAGCAGCTGCACGTCCTTGACCTGCCCAAAGCTGAGCTTGCTGCGGTCCATCTCCGGGAGCTTCAGGAAGAACTCCCAGTTCTCGCTCTCCGCGTCGCGGATCGGCAGTTGCGGCTGCATGTTGATCGCCTTCAGCCGCACCTCGCTCTTGTTCTTGACCGGGCAGATCTCGACGCAGAGACCGCAGCCGGTGCAGTCTTCCGGCGCCACCTGCAGGCTGTAAACCTGGCCCTCGAACTCCTTCCAGCGCGCGGGCGACGACATGAATGTCGCCGGCGCGCCGGCAAGCTGTGCCTTGTCGTAGACTTTGGCGCGAATGACGGCGTGCGGGCAGACCAGCACACACTTGCCGCACTGGATACAGATCGAATCGTCCCAGACGGGAATCTCCTGCGCGATGTTGCGCTTTTCCCACTGGGTCGTGCCGCTGGGAAAGGTGCCGTCGGCCGGCAGCGCGCTGACAGGCAACTCGTCGCCCCGGGCCGCAATCATCGGCGCCGTCACCCTCTGCACGAACTCCGGCGCGGCGGCCGGCACGGCCGGGCGCAGGTCGAATGTGCTGTCCGCCGCGGCGGGCACCTTCACTTCATACAGCCGCGCAATCGCCGCATCCACGGCGGCATAGTTGCGCTCGACAATGAGCTCGCCGCGCTTGCCGTACGTCTTCTCGATGGCGTGCTTGATCTGCGCGATGGCCGCATCGCGCGGCAGGATGCCGCTGATGGCGAAGAAGCAGGTCTGCAGGATCGTGTTGATGCGGCCGCCCATGCCGGTCTCGCGTGCGACGGCGTTGCCGTCGATGACGTAGAACTTGAGATGCTTGGCGATGATCGCCTGCTGCACCGAGCGCGGCAGGTGCGCCCAGA
This Chloroflexota bacterium DNA region includes the following protein-coding sequences:
- a CDS encoding dihydroorotate dehydrogenase-like protein, with the protein product MVDLSTTYMGLKLKNPLVASPSPLMENIDNIRKLEDAGAAAVVLHSLFEEQITLMSHDLDRFLSHGVESTAEAERYFPNMTDYNLGPDGYLNHLRLAKQAVSIPVIGSLNGVWMGDWTRYARKIEQAGADGIELNVYYIPTDPDLSGGQVEQAYLDLVNDVKSSIRIPVAVKLSPFFSSMANMARRFDTVGADALVLFNRFYQPDFDLETLEVVPNLTLSNSSELRLRLRWVAILYGHVRADMAITGGVHTADDVLKAMMAGANIAMMTSALLDLGIEHVTGVLNNLSLWMEEHDYQSIRQMQGSMSQRSVAEPAAFERANYMKVLRSYSVRMMAGR
- the nifJ gene encoding pyruvate:ferredoxin (flavodoxin) oxidoreductase, which encodes MIQTYVTLDGNEAVARVAHAVNEVIAIYPITPSSSMGEWADQWSAENRANLWGTVPRVVELQSEGGAAGAVHGALQAGALTTTFTASQGLLLMIPNMYKIAGELTSMVIHVAARALATSTLSIFGDHSDVMAARGTGFVMLVSNSVQEAQDFALIAQMSTLEGRVPVMHFFDGFRTSAEVMKIELLEYAQIRALIDDRLVQAHRARALSPEHPFIRGTASNPDAYFQMREAVNPYYRATPTIMQNAMDRFAAVTGRQYRLFEYSGAPNAERVIVVMGSGAETVQETVQQLTAQGERIGLLKVRLFRPFDTAALCAALPATTKSIAVLDRVKEPGSAGEPLYLDVVAALNESWERGIQPRVIGGRFGLASKEFTPAMVKAVYDHLSKPKPKNHFTIGINDDLTFTSLDYDPEFSTEDPQTVRAVFFGLGADGTVGANKNSIKIIGEDTDNYAQGFFVYDSKKSGSMTISHLRFGPRPIHSTYLISQANFLACHQFSFLERFEMLHMAAPGAVFLLNSPYGPDDVWAHLPRSVQQAIIAKHLKFYVIDGNAVARETGMGGRINTILQTCFFAISGILPRDAAIAQIKHAIEKTYGKRGELIVERNYAAVDAAIARLYEVKVPAAADSTFDLRPAVPAAAPEFVQRVTAPMIAARGDELPVSALPADGTFPSGTTQWEKRNIAQEIPVWDDSICIQCGKCVLVCPHAVIRAKVYDKAQLAGAPATFMSSPARWKEFEGQVYSLQVAPEDCTGCGLCVEICPVKNKSEVRLKAINMQPQLPIRDAESENWEFFLKLPEMDRSKLSFGQVKDVQLLEPLFEFSLACAGCGETPYIKLLTQLFGDRLYVANATGCSSIYGGNLPTTPWTLNKAGRGPAWANSLFEDNAEFGLGMRLALNKQTEYAGEMVKRLAGALGGETATALLDTAQHDDAEIAAQRSRVSDLKTKLDSLLKSGSLSPELARDARELATVADALVRTSVWIIGGDGWAYDIGYGGLDHVLASGNNVKVMVLDTEVYSNTGGQMSKATPMGAVAKFAAGGKPRAKKDLAMLAMTYGNIYVARIAMGGNDGHTLRVLREAEAYDGPALIIAYSHCIAHGYDMVHGMEQQKNAVLAGYWPLFRYNPDLLKDGKNPLQLDSKAPSIPLQKFAYNETRYTMLAQSNPPVAKALLQEAQSEVLMRWHMYENWAAMKFDAKPKEEKHG